In Streptomyces sp. NBC_00344, the genomic window CACATCAGCATGAACCCGAGAACCACACGCCTTCGGATCGGTCAACAACTGTACTCCGCATGGAGTGTTGGTCTCGATCCGCCGGTTCCCTTCCTGCGGAACGAGCCCCCCGGGTCGGCGTTCGCGGGCCTGCCGCCGTGCGTTTCCGGAGGCACCGGGCGCCCTGCACCCGGCCGCCAGGTCCCGTCAGCCGACCAGACGTTCGACAGTCGCTTGGGCGTTGACCCTGCCCGATCCGTAGGTGACCACGGTGTTGCGCGCCAGCGATTCCACCTCATGTGGCCAGCCAGTGAGAACCACGACCGCATCGGGGCGCCGGCGCACCAGCTCGGCAAGAAGTGGCATGTCCCCGCCGTCACGATGCGGATCGCGGGAGATGACGACCAGCGGTCGCCCTTGCGCACCCCGCAGCGCGCTGTCGGCACGTTGCACGGTCGGCCCGGGAGGTGGAGAACCGGTGGCCGAAAGGCCGGGCAGCGCTCGGGCGAGGAGCTTCTGCACATGGGGTGCGTGACGCCCTGCTGCATGATTGATCCGCTGCCGGAGGTCGACGACGTGCGGTGCCGACGTGAGACGCACATCGCCCCGCACGGACAGCGCCGCACGGGCCACCGAGAGAGCCATGTCACGCTCGTCCTGAGGAACTTCGACCGTCCTGGCGCGGCCGATCCATTCCGCCAGCTCCCCGGCTCGCCGTGCGGCGTCGGCCAGGCGGGCCGTGGGGAGCCGGCCGCTGGAGACGGCGTCCAGCAACGCGTCGCGAGCGGTGAGATAGGCGGCCTCGTCATCGGACCCGACGGGGTTGCCCAGACACAGCAGATCGGCGCCGGCGGACACGGCCTGTACGCAGGCCGGGCCGAACCCCGGATCGCGGGCCACGGCACCCATGTCCAGCGCGTCGGTGACGATCGCACCGGTGAAACCCAGTTCCTCGCGTGCCAGTCTGGTGACTTCGGGATTGAGCGACGCGGGGGCGTCGCCCAGAGCAGGCACCCTGATGTGTGCGGTCATCAGACACCTGGTGCCCGCGTCGATCGCGGCGGCGAAGGGCAGCAGGTCCCTGCGTCTCAGCAGACCGAGTCCGGCGTCGACCTGCGGCAGGTCGAGGTGCGAGTCGACAGTGGTGTCACCGTGACCGGGAAAGTGCTTGGTGCAGGCGGCGACGCCTGCCGACTGGAGGCCGGTGACATAGGCGGCGGTATGCCTGGCCACCATGGGGGCATGCGCGCCGAACGCCCGTACTCCGATCACCGGGTTGTCCGGATCGGCGTTGACGTCCGCGTCGGGCGCGAGGTTCAGGCCGATACCTGCCAGGCGCAGATCGCGGCCCATGCCACGGGCCAGCCGTTCGGTGAGAGCGGGGTCGTCCACCTGGCCGAGCGCCCCATTGCCGGGATACGAGGAGCCCTGTGCGGCCTCGATCCGGGTGACGTCACCGCCCTCCTCGTCGCCGGCGATGATCAGGTCACCCCGCCGCCCGTGCAGCAGGCCCGACAGAGCTGCTGCCGTCGCCAGGTCCGGCACGTTGTGCGCGAAGTACACGACTCCGGCCAGGCCGTCGTCGATCGCCCGGAGCAGCCAGGCCGGTGGCTCCGTGCCGTGGAAGCCCGGCAGCAGGACGCCGTTGACCTGACGCAGCAACTGACGCTCGCGGGCGTTCACCCCTTCACCGCACCAGCTGCGAGTCCGGAGGCCAGGCGTCGCTGGACGATGACGAAGAAGACCAGGACCGGCAGGGTGATGAGGGTGGAGGCGGCCATGACCGGTCCCCAGGCCGTGGAGTTCTCGCCGAAGAACTGGAACAGCCCCACCGCCGCCGTGTACTGGGAACTGTCCTTCATGAACGTGTAGGCGAAGACGAACTCGTTCCAGGCGGTGATGAACGCGAACACGCTGGTCGCCACGAGACCGGGAGCGACGAGCGGCAGGAGCACCGACCAGAACATCCGCGGCCAGGAGCACCCGTCCAGATAGGCCGCTTCCTCCACCTCCTTGGGCACGGTGGCGACGAAGCCGCGCAGTGTCCAGATCGCGAATGGCAGTGACAAGGCGATGTAGACGACGGTCAGACCGAGCAGACTGTTCAGCAGGTCGTAGTCACGCATCTGCAGAAACAGCGGGATGACGAGGGCCTCCAACGGCACCATCTGGACGATCAGCACCAGGATCAGCACCGAAGTGCGGAACCGGAAGCGGAAGCGGGCGACGGCGACCGCGGCGAACAGCGCGAGCAGACCGGCCACGACGATCGTGCCGAACCCGACCAGGAGCGAATTCAGCAGGAAAGGGCCGAAGTTCCCCTGGTCGAAGATGTATCTGAAGTGTTTGAAGCTGATGCCGCTCGGCAGCAGGTCGGCACCACGAGTGACCGCGTTCGGGTCAAGGGCGGTGGTGACCATCCAGTACACCGGGAACAGGCTGAACACCAGGAGCGCGACAACGGCTAGGGGAAGCCCGATACGCGAGAAGGTCGTCGTCCGCTTCACAGCTCGTCACTTTCCTTGAAGAGCGTACGGATGTAAACAACCGTGATCGCGAGGAGCAGCAGGGTGAGCAGAACAGCAGTTGCCGCTCCCATACCGTAGTCGTTCTGTGCGAACGCCCTCTGGTAGGACCAGACACCGAGGTTGTAGACATCTTCGTTGCTGCCACTGCCACCGGGCATCAGATAGATCTGGGTGAAGACCTTGAAGTCCCAGATGGTCGACAGAATGGTGACCACCAGGAAAATCGGCCGGATGGTCGGCACCGTGATTTTCCAGAACCGCTGCCAGGCATTCGCCCCGTCGATCATCCCCGCTTCGTAGAGCTCTCTGGGAATGGTCAGCAGGCCGGCGAGCACCGTGATGGCGACGAACGGGAAACCGTGGTGGACGACGTTCACGGTGGCTATGGCGAAAAATGAGAGCCGGTCGGTGAACCAGTTCGTGGTGTCCGGATCGATCAGTCCCAGGGAGCCGGCGAAATGGCTCATCATGCCGTCGCTCGGCGAGAAGAGCCAGATCCAGACGTACGTTCCGGTGACGGCGGGCATGGCCCAGGCGGCCATGATCGCGGTGGAGCAGATGACCCGCCAGAACGGGCCAAGGCGTTGCAGCAGCAGCGCGGCCAGGGTGCCGAGGGCGACGGTCAGGCCCACGCAGGCGGTGGCGAAGACAACGGTGTTGGGCAGCACCGTCTTCCACAGCCGCGGGTCGGCGAAGAGCTCCCGGTAGTGGCTGATGCCGGTGAAGGTGGCGACACCACCGCCGAACTTGACCTGGTAGTCCTGGAACGACAGCAGGACGACCTTGACCAGCGGCCACAACAGCAGGCCCGCGAGTACCACGAGGGCCGGGGTCAACAGCACCCAGGGACGCGCTGTGGAGATCAGTCGTCTGCGGCGCGCGGTCACCGTGCGCCTCGGGCCACGGGGCCGCGGCGACTCCTCGGCGGGGGTCGTCGCGGCCGCGCGGCCTTGCGGAGTGGCTTCAGGAAGCAAAGATCTTGTCCATCTCCTTGGCCGCCTGGTCGGCTGCCGCCTGCACACTCTGCTTGCCGGTCAGGATGGACTGCACCATCTTCGGCACGACCTGTGATGCCTGGATCTTTCCGTAGGCCGGTGTCTTGGGCACGGTCGCTCCGGCCTCGGTCATCTGCTTGGCGAACGGCGCGACGAGCGGGTCGTTCTTCTCCTGGACCTTCTTCAGCAGGGAGTTCTGTCCCGGGAAGTAGTTCGTCTGCTCGGCCCACTTGGTGGCGAACTTGCCGGTCGTCACCATCTGGACGAACTGCCAGGCCAGGTCCTGGTGGCTTCCCTTGAAGGTGCTGAGGTACGAGCCGCCGAGGAACGACTTGCTCATTCCGCCGTTCTCACCCGGGATGGGCGCCGCGGCGAGCTTCCCGTTGAGGTCCGGCGCCGCCTGGACGAAGGCCTTGGGCGTCCAGTTGCCGGAGATCGTCATGGCGACCTTCCCCTTCTCGAAGTCCGTCGCCACCTCCTTCTCGGTCCAGGTGGTGGCCTTCGCCGGAGAAACCCCGTCCTTCCTGGCAAGGTCGGTGTAGAACGTGATGCCCTTCACCGACTCGGGGGAGTTGATGGTGGACTTCCACTTGCCCCCCTCCAGCTTGGCCAGGTCGCCGCCCGCCCCCCAGATGAAGGGCGCTGCGAACATCTCCGCGCCTCCGGCCACCGGGAACGCGGTCATGCCCGGCTCCTTCTCCTTGAGCACCTTGGCGGTGTCACGGAGTTCCTTCCAGGTGGTCGGTGCCTTGAGGTGGTACTTCGCGAAGATGTCCTTGCGGTAGACGAGACCGCGCACGCCGGCGTACCAGGGCATGCCGTACTGCTTGCCGTTCAATGTGCCGGCGTCGGCGAGTCCCTCGACGAGGTCGTTGTTGAGACCGGCCTTCTTCACCTTGTCGCTCACATCCACCAGGCCACCGGTCTCAGCGAACTGCGGGATCCACGTGGTGCCGACCTCCGCGACGTCGGGGACCTGGCTCGCCCCGCCTTCGATCGCGGTGGTGAACTTCTTCTGCGCTGTGGCCCACTGCTGGTACTCGACACGGACCTTCGCGCCGGTCTTCTTCTTGAAGGCCGCGGAGACCTCGTCGAAGAAGGGCTTCGCGTCGGGGTTGGTTCCCTCCATGATCCACACGGTCAGGGTCTTCCCCTTGCCGTCGCTCGAGTTGCTGTCACTCGAATTCCCGCTGCCACAGGCCGTGAGACTCAGGGCCATGGATACACCAACGGCACCGATGAGATGTTTCCGCATGACCACTCCCCAGAGATGTCTAGACCGGAGGAACGTACGGAGCCCTCCAAAGGACAGTCAAGAGCTGAAGCCCAGTGGATGTTGAACTGTGTCCTTCGCGGATTTCGACTATTGGTTCAACCAATGGCGCTCGAGCGCCAGGCCGGCCCGTATCCTTTCGGGGAACTGCATTTCGACGCATCGTGGCGCTCCTGATCGCCTGCGGATTTCCGAATCAAGTGATGAGATTCCGGGTTGTGGCAGGACATTTCAGATCACTGAAGAATCCCTGGCCGCAATTGAGTTGGGGTGCCGTCGTCCGGGCCACGGATGGACCGCATTCGTACCGGTCGACGGTTTGCCGCGTGACGGATCCGATGCGGCCCGGGAACCCGGGGCAGCCCGGGTGCCCGGGCGCGTTCCCAGTCATTCCGCGAGGAACCGGACGGCCCGCGGCGCCGCCCCTCCGGCCCGCTCCGGCAGGCTCAGCGGCCCCCACCCGGGCACGATCGTGCCGAGCACCCGTGCCGCGGTCGCCCCCGTGCACGAGGGAATGGTGGCCGGCAGGCCGTGCGCCGTGTGCCAGCCGATCACCGCGAAGGCGATGGCCTCCTTGGCGTCCGAGGGGAGACCCAGTGAGTCGGTCGTCGTAACCGGAACGGCGGGCAGCGCCCGGCCGAGCGCAGCCATGAGCACCGGGTTGCGCACCCCGCCGCCGGAGACCAGCAGCCGGCCGAGCTTGTGCCGGTGCACCTCGTCGGCGATCGTGGCCGCCGTCAGGGCTGCCAGGGTCGCCAGCAGATCGTTCAGCTCAAGCCCGGCATGGTGACTCAGCATCCTGCGCAGATACTCCCCGTTGAAGAGTTCCTTGCCGGTGCTCTTCGGCGCCGCGAACCCGTAGTACGGCTCGTCCATGAGGTCCGTGAGGAGGTCGGGCACCACTCGGCCTCCCGCCGCGAGTCGGCCGTCCTTGTCGAAGCGCTGTCCGGTCGCTTCCTCCACCGCCGCGTCCAGAAGGGCATTGGCCGGCCCGGTGTCGAACGCGACGGGGTCGGGACCCGACGTGGTGAGGTTCGCGATGCCGCCGAGGTTGAGGGCACCGGGCCGGTCGGACATCCCCGCCATCAGCAGGGTGTCCAGATGGGAGACCAGTGGCGCACCCTGACCGCCGGCGGCGATGTCACGTGACCTCAGGTCGGCGACCACCGGTACGCCAAGACGTTCGGCGATCCAGGCGGGCTGGCCGAGTTGAAGGGTCCCACGAGCCCGGCGGCCTTCCACCCAGTGGAAGAACGTCTGGCCATGCGTGCACACCAGGTCCACAGGTCCTGCCGACGCAACCGCTGCCGCGGCCGCGTCGGCGAAGGCCTGCCCGATCAGGGTGTCGAGACGGCACACCTCCGCCACCCCGGCCTCATGGGGCGGCAGCGCACGCACGATCCGGGTGCGCAGGCCGGTCTCGTAGGGTACCGCCCCGGTGTGCAGCACCCTGCCCTCCAGCACACCGTCCTGGTCGCGGAGGTCGACAACGGCGGTATCCATCGCGTCGTGCGATGTACCACTGATCATTCCCAGAACGCGCATGCCCGTCACTTCCTATCGGGAGACAAACCTCGGCCATCGGTGCGGCAAGTGCGTTCCGGAGCAACGGGAGTTGCCTGCCGGCCGCCGGCTTGCGCCGCGGATGCCCTTCTGCCCACCCTCGCCGCCATGTCCGCGACCGTACGCTGCCCCCACACGATCACCCCGGGCCTGAGTCAGCCGGTTCCCGGCGTTCGCGCCTGCTGCTCACTGACGACGGACGGCCGGCTTACCGGTTCCTGCAGACAGGCCGCCGCAGCAGGCCTGCATGACGTACCGCCGGATTCCGGTCGGCGCCATCGACGGTTGACGCCATATCACGTTCTGATATATCACTTCTTTGTTAAATCTCATTCAGCTGAAGCCAGAGAGGCTTGGACATGTCTACTTCATCGCGACCATCGGTGTACGAAGTTCTGGACGACCGATTCCAGACCGGACGATGCACCCACGGGGACGAACAGCTGGAGCGGCTGTACGAGAACTGCCGCTGGGCCGAGGGCCCGCTCTACCTGCCGGCCTGGCGCCAGCTCCTCTGGAGCGACATTCCGAACGACAGGATGCTGCGCTGGGACGAGACGACCGGCGCTGTCAGTGTTTTCCGCGCCCCGGCAGGCCACAGCAACGGCAACACCCTCGACGGCGAGGGCCGCCTCATCAGCTGCGAGCAGGGCAACCGACGTGTCACGCGCACCGAGCACGACGGAACCATCACCGTGCTGGCGGACCGATTCGATGGCAAGCGGCTCAACAGCCCGAACGACGCGGTCGTGCACTCCGATGGCACGATCTGGTTCTCCGACCCCGATTTCGGCATCACCAGCGACTACGAGGGTCACTGTGCGGACAGCGAGATCGGCGCCTGCCACGTCTACCGGGTCGACCCGGCTACGGGCACGGTCGCACTGGCGGCAGACGGGTTCAACGGGCCGAACGGCCTGGTCCTGTCCCCCGACGAGCAGCAACTGTACGTATCGGACACTCGCGCCGGACACATCCGGGTCTTCGATGTACGTGAGGGCGGCTCGCTCTCGGACGGCACGGTCTTTGCCGAGGCCACTGACGGGGAGAGCCGATTCGACAACATCCGCTTCGACAACCAGGGCCGGCTGTGGGCGGCCGCCATGTTCGGTGGAGTCCACTGCTACGACAGGGACGGAACCCGGATCGGCCGACTACGCGTCCCGGAGGCGGTCTCCAACATCGCCTTCGGCGGCCCCAAGAACAACCGCCTCTTCATCACAGCCACCACGACGCTCTACTCGCTGGTGATGTCGGTGACGGGAGCTCCCCGCATCCGCCGCACCCGCTGAGGTCCGACCCGTGTCCGCCCACCTCCAAGAACGCCGGACGGCAGACGGTCTCGGCGCCGGAACGGATGGGGACCTCACCCCCGGTTCGCGCCCCGCAGCGGACGGACCCGCGCATGACGGGATGTCATCCATGACCGCTCATTCTCCCGGTCACGTCGCCTCGGAACCCTCCGCCTCCTGGACCAGTTGATGATCTGGGACGTGCGGCCCAGCTCTTGACGCCACCCCCGGGCTGCGGATGAATGGCGCCCTGGGACAGCAGTCACTCACTGAGTTGGGGGAGACACATGGGGCACATAAGCCGCAGGGCACTGATCGCCGGAGGTACTGCCGTGGTCGGAGGGCTGATGCTGACCGGCCAGGCCGTGGCAGATCCGCAAGCAGCCCGCCACGGCGGACGAGCCGGCAGGCGACGCGAGCTGCGTGGCGAATGGATCGCCACAGTCGCCAACACGGACTGGCCGTCCAAGCCCGGTCTGTCCGCCGCCGACCAGCACGCCGAACTGCTGGTGTATCTGGACGACGCCGTACGCAGGAAACTGAACGCCGTCATCCTTCAGGTGCGGCCGACCGCAGACGCGCTGTGGCCCTCACCGTTCGAGCCCTGGGCAGAATGCCTCACCGGCGTGCAGGGGCAGGACCCCGGCTGGGACCCGCTGGGCACGGCGGTCGAGGAGGCACACCGGCGTGGCCTCGAACTGCACGCCTGGTTCAACCCCTATCGCATCGCCAATCACACCGACCTCTCCCGGCTGGTGCCCACACACCCGGCGCGGCTCCACCCGGACTGGGTTGTCCCTTACGGCGGAAAGCTCTACTACAACCCCGGCATGCCCCAGGTGCGGCGTTTCGTACAGAACGCGATCCTGGACGCCGTACACCGCTACGACATCGACGCGGTGCACTGGGACGACTACTTCTACCCCTACCCCGTCGCTGGTCAGATCTTCGACGATGACGCCACCTACGCCACCTACGGTGCCGGCTTCCCCGACAAGGCGGCCTGGCGGCGCGACAACAACGACCGGCTGGTGCGGGAGACCGCCGCCCGGATCAAGAAGATCAAGAAGCATGTGCGCTTCGGGATCAGCCCGTTCGGTGTGTGGCGCAATGCCGCCACCGACCCGGCCGGCTCGGACACCACGGCCGGAGTCCAGACCTACGACGATCTGTCGGCCGACACGAGGAAGTGGGTCAGGGAGGGCTGGCTGGACTACGTCTGCCCGCAGGTGTACTGGAACATCGGCTTCGCTGCCGCCGACTACGCCAAGCTGGTGCCCTGGTGGAACGATGTGGTGAGCGGCACCGACGTCGATCTCTACATCGGCGAGGCGCTGTACAAGGCAGGCGACCCGGCGCAACCCGCTCCCTGGCAGGATCCGGCGGAGCTCTCGCGCCACCTCACCTTTGCCGGCGACTACAGCCGGGTGCGCGGCCATGTCTTCTTCTCCGGCAAGGAAGTGGTCGCCG contains:
- a CDS encoding glycoside hydrolase family 3 N-terminal domain-containing protein, producing MNARERQLLRQVNGVLLPGFHGTEPPAWLLRAIDDGLAGVVYFAHNVPDLATAAALSGLLHGRRGDLIIAGDEEGGDVTRIEAAQGSSYPGNGALGQVDDPALTERLARGMGRDLRLAGIGLNLAPDADVNADPDNPVIGVRAFGAHAPMVARHTAAYVTGLQSAGVAACTKHFPGHGDTTVDSHLDLPQVDAGLGLLRRRDLLPFAAAIDAGTRCLMTAHIRVPALGDAPASLNPEVTRLAREELGFTGAIVTDALDMGAVARDPGFGPACVQAVSAGADLLCLGNPVGSDDEAAYLTARDALLDAVSSGRLPTARLADAARRAGELAEWIGRARTVEVPQDERDMALSVARAALSVRGDVRLTSAPHVVDLRQRINHAAGRHAPHVQKLLARALPGLSATGSPPPGPTVQRADSALRGAQGRPLVVISRDPHRDGGDMPLLAELVRRRPDAVVVLTGWPHEVESLARNTVVTYGSGRVNAQATVERLVG
- a CDS encoding carbohydrate ABC transporter permease, with the protein product MKRTTTFSRIGLPLAVVALLVFSLFPVYWMVTTALDPNAVTRGADLLPSGISFKHFRYIFDQGNFGPFLLNSLLVGFGTIVVAGLLALFAAVAVARFRFRFRTSVLILVLIVQMVPLEALVIPLFLQMRDYDLLNSLLGLTVVYIALSLPFAIWTLRGFVATVPKEVEEAAYLDGCSWPRMFWSVLLPLVAPGLVATSVFAFITAWNEFVFAYTFMKDSSQYTAAVGLFQFFGENSTAWGPVMAASTLITLPVLVFFVIVQRRLASGLAAGAVKG
- a CDS encoding carbohydrate ABC transporter permease; protein product: MTARRRRLISTARPWVLLTPALVVLAGLLLWPLVKVVLLSFQDYQVKFGGGVATFTGISHYRELFADPRLWKTVLPNTVVFATACVGLTVALGTLAALLLQRLGPFWRVICSTAIMAAWAMPAVTGTYVWIWLFSPSDGMMSHFAGSLGLIDPDTTNWFTDRLSFFAIATVNVVHHGFPFVAITVLAGLLTIPRELYEAGMIDGANAWQRFWKITVPTIRPIFLVVTILSTIWDFKVFTQIYLMPGGSGSNEDVYNLGVWSYQRAFAQNDYGMGAATAVLLTLLLLAITVVYIRTLFKESDEL
- a CDS encoding sugar ABC transporter substrate-binding protein; translation: MRKHLIGAVGVSMALSLTACGSGNSSDSNSSDGKGKTLTVWIMEGTNPDAKPFFDEVSAAFKKKTGAKVRVEYQQWATAQKKFTTAIEGGASQVPDVAEVGTTWIPQFAETGGLVDVSDKVKKAGLNNDLVEGLADAGTLNGKQYGMPWYAGVRGLVYRKDIFAKYHLKAPTTWKELRDTAKVLKEKEPGMTAFPVAGGAEMFAAPFIWGAGGDLAKLEGGKWKSTINSPESVKGITFYTDLARKDGVSPAKATTWTEKEVATDFEKGKVAMTISGNWTPKAFVQAAPDLNGKLAAAPIPGENGGMSKSFLGGSYLSTFKGSHQDLAWQFVQMVTTGKFATKWAEQTNYFPGQNSLLKKVQEKNDPLVAPFAKQMTEAGATVPKTPAYGKIQASQVVPKMVQSILTGKQSVQAAADQAAKEMDKIFAS
- a CDS encoding anhydro-N-acetylmuramic acid kinase, coding for MRVLGMISGTSHDAMDTAVVDLRDQDGVLEGRVLHTGAVPYETGLRTRIVRALPPHEAGVAEVCRLDTLIGQAFADAAAAAVASAGPVDLVCTHGQTFFHWVEGRRARGTLQLGQPAWIAERLGVPVVADLRSRDIAAGGQGAPLVSHLDTLLMAGMSDRPGALNLGGIANLTTSGPDPVAFDTGPANALLDAAVEEATGQRFDKDGRLAAGGRVVPDLLTDLMDEPYYGFAAPKSTGKELFNGEYLRRMLSHHAGLELNDLLATLAALTAATIADEVHRHKLGRLLVSGGGVRNPVLMAALGRALPAVPVTTTDSLGLPSDAKEAIAFAVIGWHTAHGLPATIPSCTGATAARVLGTIVPGWGPLSLPERAGGAAPRAVRFLAE
- a CDS encoding SMP-30/gluconolactonase/LRE family protein codes for the protein MSTSSRPSVYEVLDDRFQTGRCTHGDEQLERLYENCRWAEGPLYLPAWRQLLWSDIPNDRMLRWDETTGAVSVFRAPAGHSNGNTLDGEGRLISCEQGNRRVTRTEHDGTITVLADRFDGKRLNSPNDAVVHSDGTIWFSDPDFGITSDYEGHCADSEIGACHVYRVDPATGTVALAADGFNGPNGLVLSPDEQQLYVSDTRAGHIRVFDVREGGSLSDGTVFAEATDGESRFDNIRFDNQGRLWAAAMFGGVHCYDRDGTRIGRLRVPEAVSNIAFGGPKNNRLFITATTTLYSLVMSVTGAPRIRRTR
- a CDS encoding glycoside hydrolase family 10 protein produces the protein MGHISRRALIAGGTAVVGGLMLTGQAVADPQAARHGGRAGRRRELRGEWIATVANTDWPSKPGLSAADQHAELLVYLDDAVRRKLNAVILQVRPTADALWPSPFEPWAECLTGVQGQDPGWDPLGTAVEEAHRRGLELHAWFNPYRIANHTDLSRLVPTHPARLHPDWVVPYGGKLYYNPGMPQVRRFVQNAILDAVHRYDIDAVHWDDYFYPYPVAGQIFDDDATYATYGAGFPDKAAWRRDNNDRLVRETAARIKKIKKHVRFGISPFGVWRNAATDPAGSDTTAGVQTYDDLSADTRKWVREGWLDYVCPQVYWNIGFAAADYAKLVPWWNDVVSGTDVDLYIGEALYKAGDPAQPAPWQDPAELSRHLTFAGDYSRVRGHVFFSGKEVVADPTGAMARVVADHYGSRARPPR